The Drechmeria coniospora strain ARSEF 6962 chromosome 02, whole genome shotgun sequence genome has a segment encoding these proteins:
- a CDS encoding DNA polymerase delta catalytic subunit — MSSAVLPQKRVLAEAGTRQNIPSSPTSAKKRRTDVFSSSPAPRFAGSQRDPRAKLGSSQPKSAFESEVLEKLSQDISDLKRNNTEKDQVWERPAVEFAPERDSLCFQSIDAEEGTLHGGKTTVKLFGVTEQGYSVMLHVTDFKHYLYVAAPVMFKAQDTAAFKAYLETQLAQHQPAIHSITMCPRESIYGFQGNKQGHFLKITVTDPKFIPKVRSTIENGQADWKGLWKARDNGIMTYDNIQYVLRFMVDCHIQGMAWVEAPSSRYKLIPAHSRQSNCQIEAEICYLDLIAHKPDGEWAKMAPLRILSFDIECAGRKGIFPEANQDPVIQIANVVTRYGEKKPFIRNVFCLDTTSPIVATHILEFEKEDKMLSAWQQFLLKVDPDIIIGYNTSNFDFPYLLDRAKHLKVNGFEYWTRIPSVASKVREANFSSKQIGNRETKETNTNGRLQLDLLQLIQRDHHLRSYTLNSVCANFLGEQKEDVHHTMITELFNGTPESRRRLALYCLKDAYLPQRLMDKLSCLENYTEMARVTGVPFNFLLSRGQQIKFISQLFRKALEQKLVIPNLKSQASDEQYEGATVIEPTRGYYDVPIATLDFASLYPSIIQAHNLCYTTLLDKKLIEPFGLKKDEDYIVTPNGDLFVTTKQRKGLLAQILEELLTARKQAKRELAQETDPFRKAVLNGRQLALKISANSVYGLTGATTGKLPCLQIASSTTSFGRQMIERTKLEVEQKYNIANGYSHDAQVIYGDTDSVMVKFGTKELAEAMKLGEEAAQYVSSKFVKPIKLEFEKVYFPYLLINKKRYAGLYWTSTEKYDKMDTKGIETVRRDNCLMVQTVIEKVLRMILIDRDVQGAQDYVKETIADLLQNKIDMSKLVITKALTKDDYAAKQAHVELAHRMKKRDAGSAPGLGDRVAYVMVRGAAGAKNFEKSEDPIYVLENNVPIDTKYYLDNQLAKPLGRIFEPILGETKARQLLTGDHTRTISVAAPTVGGLMKFAKKTQTCMGCKKPLTGKHESEGAVCSNCAPRVGELYKRTLDKMSDLEVRFGRLWTQCQRCQGSMHCEVICSSKDCPIFYMRMKAKKDLEDAGKELSRFDADQAAIW, encoded by the exons ATGTCCAGCGCTGTCCTCCCTCAGAAGCGGGTGCTCGCCGAGGCAGGCACTCGCCAGAACATCCCATCCAGCCCGACCTCGGCCAAGAAACGCAGGACCGACGTTTTTTCCTCGTCTCCCGCTCCTCGTTTTGCTGGGTCCCAGAGAGACCCGCGGGCCAAACTCGGGTCGAGCCAACCCAAGAGCGCATTCGAGTCCGAGGTGCTGGAAAAGCTCAGCCAGGACATCTCGGACCTCAAGCGGAACAATACCGAAAAGGACCAGGTATGGGAGCGGCCGGCTGTCGAGTTTGCGCCGGAGCGGGATAGTCTCTGCTTCCAGTCGATtgatgccgaggagggcaCGCTGCACGGTGGCAAAACGACGGTGAAGCTGTTTGGCGTCACCGAACAGGGCTACTCCGTCATGCTTCATGTCACCGACTTCAAGCATTACCTCTACGTTGCGGCCCCCGTCATGTTCAAGGCCCAGGACACGGCTGCCTTCAAGGCGTACCTCGAAACCCAGCTTGCTCAGCATCAGCCGGCGATTCACTCCATCACTATGTGCCCGCGAGAAAGCATATACGGCTTTCAGGGCAACAAGCAAGGCCACTTCCTCAAAATCACCGTCACCGACCCCAAATTCATCCCCAAGGTTCGGTCGACGATTGAAAACGGACAGGCAGACTGGAAGGGCTTGTGGAAGGCGCGCGATAATGGCATCATGACGTACGACAACATCCAGTACGTCCTACGATTCATGGTCGACTGTCAT ATCCAAGGCATGGCATGGGTCGAGGCCCCATCGAGCAGGTACAAGCTCATTCCGGCGCACAGCCGACAGTCCAACTGCCAGATCGAGGCCGAAATCTGCTATCTCGATCTCATAGCCCACAAGCCGGACGGAGAATGGGCCAAGATGGCACCGCTGCGGATCTTGTCGTTTGATATCGAGTGCGCCGGTCGAAAGGGAATCTTTCCCGAGGCCAACCAAGATCCGGTCATCCAGATTGCCAACGTCGTCACACGATACGGAGAGAAGAAACCATTCATTCGAAACGTCTTCTGCCTCGACACCACGAGTCCCATTGTGGCCACCCACATCTTGGAGTTTGAGAAGGAGGACAAGATGCTGAGTGCCTGGCAGCAGTTCCTGCTCAAGGTCGACCCCGACATCATCATCGGCTACAACACGTCCAACTTTGATTTCCCCTACCTTCTCGACAGAGCGAAGCACCTCAAGGTCAACGGTTTCGAGTACTGGACTCGCATCCCTAGCGTCGCGTCCAAGGTGCGGGAGGCCAACTTTTCGAGCAAGCAGATTGGCAACCGCGAGACCAAGGAAACCAACACAAACGGTCGCTTGCAGCTGGACCTGCTGCAGCTGATCCAGCGCGATCATCACCTGCGCAGCTACACCCTGAACTCGGTCTGTGCGAACTTTCTGGGCGAGCAGAAGGAAGACGTGCACCACACGATGATTACGGAGCTCTTCAACGGAACGCCCGAGTCGAGACGTCGGCTAGCGTTGTACTGCCTCAAGGACGCGTACCTGCCGCAGAGGCTGATGGACAAGCTGTCGTGCCTCGAAAACTACACGGAAATGGCGAGGGTCACGGGCGTGCCGTTCAACTTTCTCCTCTCGCGCGGTCAGCAGATCAAATTCATCAGCCAGCTGTTCCGAAAAGCTCTGGAGCAGAAGCTCGTCATCCCCAATCTCAAGTCGCAGGCCTCGGACGAGCAGTACGAGGGTGCGACGGTCATCGAGCCCACCCGCGGCTACTACGACGTGCCCATCGCGACGCTCGATTTCGCCTCCCTCTATCCCAGCATCATCCAAGCGCACAACCTGTGCTACACGACGCTGCTGGACAAGAAGCTCATCGAGCCTTTCGGCCTGAAGAAGGATGAGGACTACATCGTGACGCCGAACGGGGATCTCTTCGTGACGACGAAGCAGAGGAAAGGGCTGCTGGCCCAGATCCTGGAGGAGCTGCTGACGGCGCGAAAGCAGGCCAAGCGCGAGCTGGCGCAGGAGACGGACCCGTTCCGGAAGGCCGTGCTGAACGGTCGCCAGCTGGCTTTGAAGATCAGCGCCAACAGCGTGTACGGGTTgacgggcgcgacgacgggcaagcTTCCTTGCCTGCAGATCGCCAGCAGCACGACGAGCTTCGGACGGCAGATGATTGAGAGGACGAAGCTCGAGGTGGAGCAAAAGTACAACATCGCCAACGGCTACAGCCACGACGCCCAGGTCATCTACGGCGACACCGATTCGGTCATGGTCAAGTTCGGCACCAAGGAGCTCGCGGAAGCGATgaagctcggcgaggaggcggcccaGTACGTGTCGTCCAAGTTTGTCAAGCCCATCAAGTTGGAGTTTGAAAAGGTGTACTTTCCGTACCTCCTCATCAACAAGAAGCGGTACGCCGGCCTGTACTGGACGAGCACGGAAAAGTACGACAAGATGGACACCAAGGGCATCGAGACGGTACGACGAGATAACTGTCTCATGGTGCAGACCGTCATCGAGAAGGTGCTGAGGATGATCTTGATCGACCGGGATGTGCAAGGCGCCCAAGA TTATGTCAAGGAAACGATTGCCGACCTCCTGCAGAACAAGATTGACATGTCCAAGCTGGTCATCACCAAGGCGCTCACCAAGGACGACTACGCGGCCAAGCAGGCGCACGTGGAGCTCGCGCATCGGATGAAGAAGCGCGACGCCGGCTCGGCacccggcctcggcgaccgCGTGGCCTACGTCATGGTTCGAGGAGCGGCGGGAGCGAAAAACTTTGAAAAGTCCGAGGACCCCATCTACGTGCTGGAGAACAACGTGCCGATCGACACCAAGTACTACCTCGACAACCAGCTGGCGAAGCCTCTGGGCCGCATCTTCGAGCCGATCCTCGGCGAGACCAAAGCACGGCAGCTGCTGACGGGAGACCACACGAGAACGATAtcggtggcggcgccgacggtgggCGGGCTGATGAAGTTTGCCAAGAAGACGCAGACCTGCATGGGTTGCAAGAAGCCGCTGACGGGCAAGCACGAGAGCGAGGGCGCCGTGTGCTCCAACTGCGCACCGCGGGTGGGCGAACTGTACAAGCGAACCTTGGACAAGATGTCGGACCTCGAGGTGCGATTCGGACGACTGTGGACGCAGTGCCAGAGGTGCCAGGGAAGCATGCACTGCGAGGTCATCTGCAGCAGCAAGGACTGCCCCATATTCTACATGCGAATGAAGGCGAAGAAGGACCTCGAAGATGCCGGCAAGGAGCTCTCACGATTCGACGCAGACCAGGCTGCGATTTGGTGA
- a CDS encoding GDH NADP-specific glutamate dehydrogenase — MHLQLQVNGDMSDLPSEPEFEQAYQELASTLEESTLFEKHPEYRTALKVCAIPERVIQFRVVWEDDQGSLRVNRAYRVQFNSALGPYKGGLRFHPTVNLSILKFLGFEQIFKNALTGLNMGGGKGGSDFDPKGKSDNEIRRFCHAFMRELSKHIGSDTDVPAGDIGVSGREIGYMFGAYRHARNRWEGVLTGKGLAWGGSLIRPEATGYGVVYYVEHMLQHAGRGGFSGKRVAISGSGNVAQYAALKVIELGATVVSLSDSRGALVAIDDGAPFTAEHVEKIAALKVDRRALTDFDHGGRYRYIEGARPWTHVGKVDVALPCATQNEVSKEEAEALMDAGVLVVAEGSNMGCTQGAIDLFEAQRRQKGKESVWYAPGKAANCGGVAVSGLEMAQNSQRLSWTTEEVDEKLKGIMKQAFTAGVETAQRYVKASEGELPSLVAGSNIAGFVKVAQAMHDQGDWWV, encoded by the exons ATGCATCTCCAACTCCAAGTAAACGGCGACATGTCCGACCTCCCCTCCGAGCCCGAGTTCGAGCAGGCATACCAAG AGCTCGCCAGTACCTTGGAGGAGAGTACGCTCTTCGAGAAGCATCCCGAGTACCGCACCGCCCTCAAGGTCTGCGCCATCCCCGAGCGAGTCATTCAGTTTCGCGTCGTCTGGGAGGACGACCAAGGCTCCTTGCGTGTCAACCGGGCGTATCGCGTTCAGTTCAACTCGGCCCTCGGCCCGTACAAAGGTGGCCTGCGCTTTCATCCCACCGTAAACCTGTCCAT CCTCAAATTCCTCGGGTTCGAGCAAATATTCAAGAATGCCCTCACTGGCT TGAACATGGGAGGCGGCAAGGGGGGCTCTGACTTTGACCCCAAGGGCAAGAGTGACAACGAAATCCGACGCTTCTGCCACGCTTTCATGCGCGAGCTCTCGAAACACATCGGCAGCGATACCGACGTGCCCGCTGGCGATATCGGCGTTTCTGGTCGCGAAATCGGGTACATGTTCGGCGCCTACCGCCACGCTCGCAACCGATGGGAAGGCGTCCTGACCGGCAAGGGCCTCGCCTGGGGTGGTAGCCTGATCCGACCTG AGGCCACCGGGTACGGCGTCGTGTACTACGTTGAGCACATGCTGCAACATGCAGGCCGCGGTGGATTCTCCGGCAAGCGTGTTGCCATCTCAGGCTCCGGCAACGTAGCCCAATACGCGGCCCTCAAGGTCATCGAGCTCGGTgccaccgtcgtctcccTATCCGACTCAAGGGGGgctctcgtcgccatcgacgacggcgcgcccTTTACCGCCGAGCATGTCGAGAAGATTGCCGCACTCAAGGTCGACCGTCGCGCCCTCACCGACTTTGACCACGGCGGCCGGTACCGGTACATTGAGGGGGCCCGTCCCTGGACCCacgtcggcaaggtcgatGTTGCCCTCCCCTGCGCGACCCAGAACGAGGTGagcaaggaggaggccgaggcgctgatggacgccggcgtcctcgtcgtcgccgagggatCCAACATGGGCTGCACGCAGGGTGCAATCGACTTGTTCGAAGCGCAGCGTCGGCAGAAGGGCAAGGAGTCGGTATGGTACGCGCCTGGAAAGGCGGCCAACTGCGGaggcgtcgccgtctccggcCTCGAGATGGCTCAGAACAGCCAG CGCCTTAGCTGGACGACCGAGGAGGTCGATGAGAAGCTCAAGGGCATCATGAAGCAGGCCTtcaccgccggcgtcgaaACCGCTCAAAGGTATGTCAAGGCctccgagggcgagctgcCCAGCTTGGTCGCCGGCAGCAACATTGCTGGTTTCGTCAAGGTTGCACAGGCAATGCACGACCAGGGAGATTGGTGGGTTTGA
- a CDS encoding Protein required for hyphal anastomosis: MNSLWSSRATQDPDALDAAKPAGDVAAAGEGAGVVTNDVRVDEQQHAVDKPSVSAPPIRPGLPRNALRSGPPPFPGASADAGPGPGSGRGRGQQQMPLPLPQLPQQPQRPHHGPTDSLSLMQLRRIVAEVNRAEPVAYDFTYSDVGSHADEIDEWFVYQFWQWVRLNAAQQAFNWHWYGEESGSDGESPRWDDADEDARASFVQAAIVGVGSSDAALRSASIGQLVYLVLGRWGETASASACPTAEAKSVASPSQLEAIKSAVRCLASLQGLPVIWEALRNCFELHWSGDVQQQQQASPQEAQDELMNLMTIMYIAIQEALNDPEDPSSAYGKLRMCYPAPLGLASARQGPLCHADPTSVELNPSLVDFLLTAMSKLRWDEQNTMPHMHIFLLFWKSILLVFGGTKELELVRKATSEMTNGDGNDKETITASPLDYHAFRQEVTSKYPAYVPPQPLIPLEADNTSLLPPLPHQSTRNSVANGIIPTPAGPAQDGGASILHQPVHIATPAPSPPPSPAIGGKGGKKQNYQTNQNFPFMYPPLDATSNSAGGKGWIGIHDAVVRRRWEGSDVPASILEAGELFSSRVRMTRATRQLWDERERFLKYERGWEFDEDDDEIDGLSLDELTLEEKELLKEVKGRDKIGSARHPPEDEVDFGPHPERLSDRDKQRLVAVERFYREALPHLQSLVIVLLRPILLNVTAIVTQQASQAPNGMAGRGSNPLVMNGSAPLQKPGDMAGQMSHMEEPQQSPEEVDASRTREITSKAMTGILILLLKWLRLSHVLKFEYFTQLLLDSNYIPLVLKLFAHQDIQQVVDSKMDRVENSFFQFCNLRSEDRVESGPEHENQDEEGQGDAETREERDADQTAAVDDESDDSAAPPPIKRGRSPRPRQADVEEEEDAIDGHADRPPARPEVDELGYPVNPLPVEPITDFSRRNFFSLINYLRVMQKICKDKAHRNLLLVQYKSSTILRKSLRVPQQELRLYTLKLFKNQVPYCGRKWRQGNMRVITAVYLHCRPELRDEWLAGSDVDAEVEGALPLEQALRSLTHWRNVRRYPDKIAAEIRTAMREEQDFFTRELEKLDLNWTDLGGDDSVGSDLDHVEGWA; this comes from the exons ATGAACAGCCTGTGGTCCTCGAGGGCGACCCAGGACCCAGACGCCCTCGATGCCGCGAAGCCGGCCGGCGATGTGGCGGCTGCCGGGGAGGGCGCGGGCGTGGTGACAAACGACGTGCGAGTCGATGAGCAGCAGCATGCTGTCGACAAACCATCCGTTTCCGCACCGCCGATACGACCTGGCCTTCCTCGAAATGCTCTCCGGTCAGGTCCCCCTCCCTTCCCAGGTGCCAGTGCCGATGCCGGTCCCGGACCCGGATctggacgcggccgaggccagcaGCAAATGCCATTGCCGCTCCCCCAACTGCCCCAGCAGCCGCAGAGACCGCACCACGGGCCGACGGACTCCCTCTCTCTCATGCAGCTAcgccgcatcgtcgccgaggtgAACCGCGCCGAGCCGGTGGCGTACGACTTTACCTACTCCGACGTGGGCTcgcacgccgacgagatcgacGAGTGGTTCGTCTACCAGTTCTGGCAGTGGGTGCGCCTGAACGCTGCCCAGCAGGCCTTCAACTGGCACTGGTACGGCGAGGAGTCGGGAAGCGATGGCGAATCGCCGAGGtgggacgacgccgacgaggacgcgagGGCGAGCTTCGTCCAGGCCGCCATCGTGGGCGTCGGGTCGAGCGATGCGGCCCTGCGATCGGCCTCGATCGGCCAGCTCGTGTACCTCGTGCTGGGGAGATGGGGAGAGACGGCGTCCGCGAGTGCCtgcccgacggccgaggccaagtcGGTCGCGAGCCCGTCGCAGTTGGAGGCCATCAAGTCGGCCGTccgctgcctcgcctcgctccAAGGTCTACCGGTGATTTGGGAGGCGCTGCGGAACTGTTTCGAGCTGCATTG GTCTGGTGACgttcagcagcagcagcaggccagTCCCCAGGAGGCGCAGGACGAGCTGATGAATCTCATGACCATCATGTACATTGCCATTCAAGAAGCCCTCAACGACCCGGAAGATCCGTCCTCTGCCTACGGCAAGCTGCGTATGTGCTACCCTGcccctctcggcctcgcctctGCCCGACAAGGCCCGCTCTGCCATGCTGACCCGACCTCAGTGGAACTGAACCCTTCTCTCGTCGATTTTCTGCTCACCGCCATGTCGAAGCTTCGTTGGGACGAGCAGAACACCATGCCTCACATGCAC ATATTTCTGCTTTTCTGGAAATCCATCCTGCTCGTCTTTGGTGGAACAAAGGAGCTAGAGCTCGTCAGAAAGGCCACGAGCGAAATGAcaaacggcgacggcaatgATAAGGAAACCATCACGGCCTCCCCGCTCGACTATCACGCGTTCCGACAAGAAGTCACCTCCAAATATCCAGCATACGTTCCTCCCCAGCCTTTGATTCctctcgaggccgacaacACATCCCttctcccccccctcccgcaTCAGTCGACGAGAAACAGCGTGGCCAACGGGATAATACCGACCCCGGCCGGCCCTGCACAGGACGGGGGTGCCTCCATCCTGCACCAGCCGGTCCACATCGCCACACCCGCTCCGTCGCCacctccgtcgccggcaatCGGAGGAAAGGGGGGCAAGAAGCAGAACTACCAGACGAACCAGAACTTTCCCTTCATGTATCCGCCCCTCGACGCGACGAGCAACAGCGCCGGAGGCAAAGGCTGGATCGGCATacacgacgccgtcgttcGTCGTCGCTGGGAAGGTAGCGATGTGCCGGCCTCGATTCTCGAAGCAGGCGAGCTCTTCTCCTCCCGCGTGCGAATGACCCGAGCGACCCGACAGCTCTGGGACGAGCGAGAGCGATTTCTCAAGTACGAGCGCGGCTGGGAGtttgacgaggatgacgacgaaatCGACGGTCTCAGCCTCGATGAGCTGACcctcgaggagaaggagctTCTCAAGGAGGTCAAGGGAAGGGACAAGATCGGCAGCGCGCGGCACCCGCCAGAGGACGAGGTAGACTTTGGTCCCCATCCTGAGCGGTTGAGCGACAGGGACAAGCAAAGgctcgttgccgtcgagagGTTTTAC CGAGAAGCCCTGCCTCATCTGCAGtcgctcgtcatcgtcctcctGAGACCAATCCTGCTGAACGTGACGGCAATTGTCACGCAGCAAGCATCCCAGGCACCAAACGGCATGGCGGGCAGAGGCAGCAACCCGCTCGTCATGAACGGCAGCGCTCCTCTTCAGAAGCCAGGAGACATGGCAGGGCAGATGTCCCACATGGAGGAGCCGCAGCAGTCTCCCGAGGAGGTGGACGCGTCGAGGACGCGAGAAATAACGTCCAAGGCAATGACGGGCATTCTGATACTGCTGCTCAAGTGGCTGAGGTTATCTC ACGTGCTCAAGTTCGAGTACTTTACCCAGCTTCTTCTCGACTCCAACTACATTCCGCTCGTGCTGAAGCTCTTTGCACACCAGGATATTCAGCAGGTGGTCGACAGCAAGATGGACCGTGTCGAGAACAG CTTCTTCCAATTCTGCAACTTGCGCTCCGAGGACAGGGTCGAGAGCGGGCCGGAACACGAGAaccaggacgaggagggccaAGGTGACGCAGAGACCAGGGAGGAAAGGGACGCGGACCaaaccgccgccgtcgacgacgagagcgacgacagcgccgcgccgcctccGATCAAAAGGGGACgatcgccgaggccgaggcaagccgatgtcgaggaggaggaggatgcaaTCGACGGTCATGCCGATCGGCCACCGGCCCGGCCAGAGGTGGACGAGCTTGGCTACCCCGTGAACCCGCTCCCGGTCGAGCCGATCACCGACTTTTCGAGGCGCAATTTCTTCTCGCTCATCAACTACCTCCGAGTGATGCAGAAGATCTGCAAGGATAAGGCACACCGGAACCTCCTGCTCGTGCAGTAcaagtcgtcgacgatccTCCGCAAATCGCTTCGGGTGCCCCAGCAGGAGCTGCGGCTGTACACGCTCAAGCTCTTCAAGAACCAGGTGCCGTACTGCGGTCGCAAGTGGCGCCAGGGCAACATGCGCGTCATCACGGCCGTCTACCTGCACTGCCGACCGGAGCTCCGAGACGAGTGGCTGGCCGGcagcgacgtcgacgccgaggtcgagggggCCCTCCCGCTCGAGCAGGCGCTGCGCAGCTTGACGCACTGGCGCAACGTGAGGCGGTACCCCGACAAGATTGCCGCCGAGATCCGGACGGCGATGCGCGAGGAGCAGGACTTTTTCACGCGCGAGCTGGAAAAGCTGGACCTGAACTGGACCGACCTGGGCGGGGACGACAGTGTCGGCAGCGACTTGGACCACGTCGAGGGGTGGGCGtga
- a CDS encoding WSC domain containing protein — MRSLVSALATLALARHALADPTWPSDVDELEEIMYQLSSFGARKFADTVNPCANEASGPGRQNAAEWLRLAFHDMSTANSFFHTGGLDASLQYELDNGENTGPGHKTTLQFMSPYVSPRSSLSDLIAMGVYMSVRSCGGPAVPFRAGRKDATEKGPTGVPQPQNSAFTFQQQFERMGFTKEEMIQLTACGHTLGGVHKDEFPELMPPGGVKNGAADLDSTAAVFDNKIVTEYLSGQTKNPLVVGPSVKVNKHSDFKVFNSDGNKTLEGMKDKAKFQDICKAVLQKMIDVVPPTVTLSDPILPYAVKPVRMQLTLADGGTALSLTGYIRVKTTGMAKDAIKNISIQYKDRQGASRCGADSCTITSSLQGVGQGFDDTFAFFPIQASIPASSGISSFTVTVNDKVYDNNGNGYPMQDDVIFQAPQSCVSGSNGAVTLVAAVRNDAVGRGAKASIWFRRPQAGSPIPQLANTTVELRKGSCVGGYTLFSSDHTVEGGMAYQSHVDVTAGGKTDAFKKLADVGGTCRSFDNAAPCAEAGEPTVPVTTTAVTTSAVASPTEVRRRRATVGGYKMVSCWTEGSNARALNGIFFANDTMTLEKCMAHCSGYVYWGTEYGRECYCGNALDKSSAAAPLTECNMACGGDASQYCGAGNRIELYSTTSAPAVPTPTATLVHKPTVSPFSLVGCWTEGQGVRALEQKATIDKGMTNEACAAFCKGYKYFGTEYGTECYCGSYLTETSQSAPLAECGMPCGGDAYQYCGASNRIELYMNANASGGKPELPAAVGDYVLVGCQTEGNGTRALADKTTAAEDMTNAKCADICKEHRYFGTEYGRECYCGNLVDPSSKAAPQKECGMLCGGNALQFCGASNRLSVYTKKAMPPAPPAPPPAPSPKARTLQWHPLAPSKAYPTPPKRQRLKSALWFAIGQIVDEESMRRNINATPQFIGALTELVWTQIGDSSPASLQRAARQRMQPDQGPTLTPRWKPENISIDLESFCNHAGRSTVTTDDVLLLARKNPDLRQLMEAFVEERKARRQGGPAGRRRS; from the exons ATGCGTTCCCTCGTCTCGGCGCTGGCCACCTTggccctcgcccgccatgCGCTGGCGGACCCGACCTGGCCctcggacgtcgacgagctcgaggagatcATGTATCAGCTCAGCTCCTTTGGCGCCCGCAAGTTCGCCGACACCGTGAACCCTTGCGCGAACGAAGCCTCCGGGCCGGGCCGACAGAACGCCGCCGAGTGGCTCCGTCTCGCCTTTCACGACATGTCGACGGCCAACAGCTTCTTCCACACCGGCGGGCTCGACGCCTCGCTCCAGTACGAGCTCGACAACGGGGAGAACACGGGCCCGGGCCACAAGACGACGCTCCAGTTCATGTCGCCCTACGTCTCCCCGAGGTCCAGCCTCTCCGACCTCATCGCCATGGGCGTCTACATGTCGGTCCGGTCCTGCGGCGGTCCCGCCGTGCCCTTCCGTGCCGGCAGGAAGGATGCGACGGAGAAGGGGCCGACGGGCGTACCCCAGCCGCAGAACTCGGCCTTTACCTTTCAGCAGCAGTTTGAGCGCATGGGCTTCACCAAGGAGGAGATGATCCAGCTCACCGCCTGCGGCCacaccctcggcggcgtccacAAGGACGAGTTCCCCGAGCTCATGCCCCCCGGAGGCGTCAAGAACGgggccgccgacctcgactcgacggcggccgtcttCGACAACAAGATTGTGACCGAGTATCTGTCGGGGCAGACTAAGAacccgctcgtcgtcggcccctCGGTCAAGGTCAACAAGCACTCCGACTTCAAGGTCTTCAACTCGGACGGCAACAAGACGCTCGAGGGCATGAAGGACAAGGCCAAGTTCCAAGACATCTGCAAGGCCGTGCTGCAGAAGATGATTGACGTCGTCCCTCCCACCGTCACCCTGTCGGATCCCATCCTTCCCTACGCCGTCAAGCCCGTCCGGATGCAGCTcacgctcgccgacggcggcaccgccCTCTCCCTGACGGGGTACATTCGTGTCAAGACGACTGGCATGGCCAAGGACGCCATCAAGAACATCAGCATCCAGTACAAGGACCGCCAGGGCGCCTCCCGCTGCGGCGCCGACTCGTGCACCATCACGAGCAGCCTCCAGGGCGTCGGCCAGGGCTTCGACGACACTTTTGCCTTTTTCCCCATCCAGGCCAGCATCCCCGCCTCCTCGGGCATCTCCTCCTTCACGGTGACGGTGAACGACAAGGTGTACGACAACAACGGCAACGGGTACCCGATGCAGGACGACGTCATCTTCCAGGCGCCCCAGAGCTGCGTGTCGGGCAGCAACGGCGCCGTCACGCTCGTCGCGGCGGTGCgcaacgacgccgtcggccggggCGCGAAGGCGAGCATCTGGTTCAGGAGGCCTCAGGCGGGCAGCCCGATCCCGCAGCTCGCCAACACGACGGTCGAGCTCAGGAAGGGCAGCTGCGTGGGCGGGTACACGCTCTTCTCGTCGGACCAcaccgtcgagggcggcatgGCGTACCAGTCCCACGTCGACGTCACGGCGGGCGGAAAGACGGATGCCTTTAAGAAactggccgacgtcggcggcacctgTCGGTCCTTTGACAACGCCGCGCCTTGCGCCGAAGCGGGCGAGCCGACGGTCcccgtgacgacgacggccgtgacGACATCGGCCGTCGCGTCCCCGACCGAggttcgccgccgccgcgccaccgtcggcggaTACAAGATGGTTTCCTGCTGGACCGAGGGCAGCAACGCGCGCGCCCTCAACGGCATCTTTTTCGCCAACGACACCATGACGCTGGAGAAGTGCATGGCGCACTGCAGCGGCTACGTCTACTGGGGGACCGAGTATGGACGAGAGT GCTACTGCGGCAACGCGCTGGACAAGAGCAGCGCCGCGGCACCGCTCACCGAGTGCAACAtggcctgcggcggcgacgcgagcCAGTATTGCGGCGCCGGCAACCGCATCGAGCTCtactcgacgacgagcgcgccggccgtgccgacgccgacggcgacgctcgtccACAAGCCTACCGTGTCGCCCTTCAGCCTCGTCGGGTGCTGGACCGAGGGCCAGGGCGTCCGGGCGCTCGAGCAAAAGGCGACCATCGACAAGGGCATGACCAACGAGGCCTGCGCCGCGTTTTGCAAgggctacaagtactttggcACCGAGTACGGCACCGAGTGCTACTGCGGAAGCTACCTGACGGAGACGAGCCAGAGCGCGCCGCTGGCCGAGTGCGGCATGccgtgcggcggcgacgcgtaCCAGTACTGCGGCGCGAGCAACCGCATCGAGCTCTACATGAACGCCAACGCGTCGGGCGGCAAGCCGGAGCTGCCGGCGGCCGTGGGCGActacgtcctcgtcggctgccAGACCGAGGGCAACGGCACCCGCGCCCTCGCGGacaagacgacggcggccgaggacatgACCAACGCAAAGTGCGCCGACATCTGCAAGGAGCACAGGTACTTTGGCACCGAGTACGGACGCGAGTGCTACTGCGGCAACCTCGTCGACCCTTCGAGCAAGGCGGCGCCGCAGAAGGAGTGCGGCATGCTCTGCGGCGGAAACGCGCTGCAGTTTTGCGGCGCCTCGAACCGGCTCAGCGTGTACACGAAgaaggcgatgccgccggctccTCCGGCTCCTCCCCCTGCACCGTCGCCCAAGGCGAGGACTTTGCAGTGGC ATCCCCTGGCTCCATCGAAAGCCTATCCAACCCCGCCCAAGAGGCAA CGTCTCAAGTCGGCCCTTTGGTTCGCCATCGGACaaatcgtcgacgaggagtcGATGCGTCGCAACATCAACGCCACGCCGCAGTTCATCGGCGCCCTCACCGAGCTCGTCTGGACGCAGATAGGTGATTCCTCTCCCGCCAGCCTTCAACGTGCCGCACGCCAAAGGATGCAACCGGACCAAGGGCCGACGCTGACTCCGAGGTGGAAACCAGAGAACATTTCGATCGACCTCGAGAGCTTCTGCAACCACGCTGGCcggtcgacggtgacgacggacgacgtcctcctcctcgcccgcaAGAACCCCGACCTGCGCCAGCTGATGGAGGCCTTTGTCGAGGAGCGCAAGGCCCGTCGCCAGGGAGGCCCCGCGGGCCGGAGGCGGTCATGA